Proteins encoded in a region of the Carassius gibelio isolate Cgi1373 ecotype wild population from Czech Republic chromosome B5, carGib1.2-hapl.c, whole genome shotgun sequence genome:
- the LOC127957223 gene encoding cholesterol 25-hydroxylase-like protein: protein MIVLFSLIIGGDALLQWIWDFIYAERHVLLSPHVSVCAAFITHLIFSAPFMLLDVFSPYVGWLHKYRICREVVGLRQWFRCATLILRKYIVGVLPLTALFLSVRRTHLPEKAPSCFHAFRECVSCMLIFDTLFFFCHYTIHKIPWLYHNVHNIHHQHRDTFALAAQDSSISELLSLQTLAFISAMLVGCHPFSEILFHLVNTWMAVEDHCGYDFPWSMHRLLPCFGGAPHHLAHHQHFKGNFAPYFRHWDYIFGTSLPILVNERGHR, encoded by the exons ATGATTGTTCTCTTCTCACTGATTATCGGAGGCGATGCACTTCTTCAGTGGATTTGGGACTTCATATATGCGGAACGTCATGTGCTCCTGTCTCCCCACGTTAGCGTGTGCGCAGCTTTTATAACTCACCTCATCTTCTCTGCTCCCTTCATGCTTCTCGACGTGTTCAGTCCATACGTGGGATGGCTCCATAAGTACAGGATATGCCGTGAAGTCGTTGGTTTGCGTCAGTGGTTTCGATGTGCTACTCTAATTTTAAGGAAATACATTGTTGGCGTTTTACCGTTGACCGCACTGTTTCTGTCGGTACGACGCACGCACTTACCGGAGAAAGCACCTTCTTGTTTCCATGCCTTCAGGGAATGTGTCTCGTGCATGCTCATATTCGATACGCTCTTCTTCTTTTGTCATTACACCATTCACAA AATTCCCTGGCTATATCACAACGTCCACAACATTCACCATCAGCACAGGGATACTTTTGCTCTGGCAGCTCAAGACTCCAGTATTTCTGAACTGCTTTCTCTACAAACCCTTGCATTTATAAGTGCCATGCTTGTGGGCTGCCACCCTTTTAGCGAAATCCTTTTCCATCTGGTTAACACCTGGATGGCTGTGGAGGATCACTGTGGATATGACTTTCCTTGGTCAATGCATCGGCTGTTGCCGTGCTTTGGCGGGGCGCCGCACCACCTGGCCCATCATCAGCACTTTAAAGGGAACTTCGCCCCTTACTTCAGACACTGGGATTACATCTTTGGGACCTCGCTGCCCATTTTAGTAAATGAGAGAGGCCATAGATAG